One genomic region from Antedon mediterranea chromosome 3, ecAntMedi1.1, whole genome shotgun sequence encodes:
- the LOC140044758 gene encoding uncharacterized protein — translation MATPDEEDKLDPRVKVELERLNSSTHQINTLEFQLDEARASFRQALTDSTQSLNAISKQLGTCIDKARPFYEARQRAKELHQSTQQAAINFERANSMLAAAKEMVDLAEMGLLEEGREFDANWQEMLNHSTMKVGEAELERNISKKQHERTAAEYDQQELAVKRVQKGLKSVINKSRPYFEAKAKFNQQMEEKKQTVRELEIKVARSKEIYSQALHNLEEISCEIHEKRKTQSIKLGKRVAGVGAEAVPEVHIEKSRTPPSRLKFETHESPAKRLSSPRGEIVTRDDMFLDLPNKTQTPKRPLSLQGEILPLDPHDILAERGSMENLDNISDNDSVCSDHSQDHDMAPSIDIKVKSSLTYRTHRRVTSEASNVMFGLSSKTQLRLASSTGSAEPLKIVQEISNLDVSGSAFSEEESSKNTACEMNSIKQRETSDNGTKISTMESVIQLPISDSASSNVEARQNTISGIERIKPLPISISTEVISDVSVSDNSESQSTINGECLDSPSREAPMEGNIPKKTCIGADGNMDTSACSQKDGANNRSTETTIF, via the exons atggcTACACCGGACGAAGAGGACAAGCTTGATCCAAGGGTGAAA gTTGAATTAGAACGTTTAAATTCCTCAACACACCAGATAAACACCTTGGAATTCCAACTTGAC GAGGCTAGAGCTAGTTTCAGACAGGCTCTCACAGACTCCACACAAAGCCTCAATGCAATATCCAAACAACTTGGAACATGCATTGACAAAGCAAGGCCATTTTATGAAGCTCGTCAACGAGCGAAAGAG CTACATCAGAGTACACAGCAGGCCGCCATAAACTTTGAGAGGGCCAATAGCATGTTGGCAGCAGCAAAAGAGATGGTAGATCTTGCTGAGATGGGCCTGTTGGAAGAAGGCAGAGAGTTTGACGCTAACTGGCAGGAGATGCTTAACCACTCTACCATGAAG GTGGGAGAAGCAGAACTTGAAAGGAATATCAGTAAAAAACAACACGAGAGAACAGCTGCAGAATACGATCAACAGGAACTAGCTGTAAAACGTGTTCAGAAAGGATTGAAAAGTGTCATAAACAAATCAAG GCCATACTTTGAAGCAAAGGCGAAATTCAACCAGCAGATGGAG gaaaaaaaacaaacagttCGGGAATTAGAAATTAAAGTTGCCAGATCTAAAGAAATCTACTCGCAAGCTTTACACAATCTTGAGGAAATCAGCTGTGAAATCCATGAAAAGCGAAAAACTCAGTCAATAAAATTAGGAAAGAGAGTAGCCGGTGTAGGAGCAGAAGCCGTTCCTGAGGTGCACATTGAGAAATCCCGAACACCACCATCACGTTTAAAATTTGAAACGCATGAATCTCCTGCAAAGCGTCTATCTTCTCCTCGTGGCGAGATCGTAACACGTGATGATATGTTTTTAGATTTGCCAAATAAGACGCAGACACCGAAACGTCCGTTGAGTTTACAAGGTGAAATATTACCGCTGGATCCACATGATATCCTTGCCGAGCGTGGGTCGATGGAAAACCTAGACAACATTTCGGACAATGATAGCGTCTGTTCTGACCACTCACAGGATCACGACATGGCACCTTCAATTGATATCAAAGTTAAGAGTAGTCTGACGTATAGAACACATAGACGTGTAACTAGCGAGGCGTCAAATGTCATGTTTGGACTGAGTTCAAAAACACAATTACGACTTGCCAGTTCCACTGGATCTGCGGAACCTCTAAAAATCGTACAAGAGATTTCCAATCTAGATGTATCAGGAAGTGCCTTCAGTGAAGAAGAATCATCAAAGAATACTGCATGTGAAATGAACTCTATTAAACAACGTGAGACATCAGACAATGGAACCAAGATCTCCACAATGGAATCAGTTATACAACTCCCAATATCTGACAGTGCATCCAGCAATGTTGAAGCACGCCAAAATACGATCTCTGGTATCGAACGAATTAAACCACTCCCAATCTCAATATCTACAGAAGTCATAAGTGATGTGTCTGTAAGTGATAATTCAGAAAGTCAGTCAACTATTAATGGAGAATGTTTAGATAGTCCATCGAGAGAGGCTCCTATGGAGGGTAATATACCAAAAAAGACATGTATAGGGGCTGATGGGAATATGGACACGTCTGCTTGCTCACAAAAAGATGGTGCAAATAATCGTAGTACTGAAACCACTATATTTTAG
- the LOC140044757 gene encoding ventricular zone-expressed PH domain-containing protein homolog 1-like, producing MYELLAQVLAERDLSIAGELFYIPDSAIVNDLTEALYRIQDITAAEDYLTNRNDQTVVEICITRVTTAIRDTGTIDKHAMALVYLWDSCLHHNLIPTFKDEDPPHAKIASDIMSCLFMQNYNKKSVMKLALPVAVKFLQQGNREITRNLSTYLALAAIENAEILIPHTGSLIRSIRQGNRSLLRILPQIYSESNLEIVNYISELVVILPKCSTSEKLSILQIFAMIQKKYPHALRSHVAVLVEQLNDPSVSSTILNLLLDIATVDAKAFIPCLHMLKVTVAQQTSLLSLAAKIFAAIGKLNEDYGRECMTFLVQQLTVVEQSSVPAVLIEIKSISDYHKGLLSEHMPQINSQQGSSSTAVRMIVQQLQDDLHKRKGRTFESSKAKSHSALTHRGGGITHSTVSLDFETRNLQMKNRIHSQVSVDTFMNPRKHFDTKSLATRSLEVGPLLSPKVDKGPELSGSKSSLQSNPQQSRPQMRKFELSPPKPDASGKHWDPNKRVSRKDGGSRTNLIHQKEVREMLMPNSRDMEMNSLSIRGESLGSGPIHNSKPGTLTRTAEKKDSSLQQYLTKRRKEIISYIESVKKQLPVPTNCKVIESKDKKPVGQLEFHCGKKGIDCCMYQSTPFTMATKEIQTWIYIMYLHLQATSPSPVAVDDESIQVLKRCWEKQKTTGGTMPFLKLITQNFPSTKVQNVLIQQLNEASYYDLFKYDRDCSSWVCFMCCNPTKLADYFSDGQPHIEGQLKEKKVRWKLFRTWRTRYFSLSGESLIYKKNKSSPSKGTLPVELGKVQSVKAVRRRDRSIPKAFEIFTEDNKSYVFKAKDSTKAEQWVQCLTIAVHQANTKQ from the exons ATGTATGAACTGTTGGCACAGGTTCTTGCAGAAAGAGATCTCTCCATTGCCGGAGAACTCTTCTACATTCCAGACTCTGCCATTGTCAATGACTTGACTGAAGCTCTCTACCGCATTCAGGATATCACGGCAGCTGAAGATTATTTGACCAATAGAAATGACCAGACAGTGGTTGAGATATGCATCACCAGGGTAACTACTGCAATCCg GGATACTGGTACAATTGATAAGCATGCTATGGCATTGGTGTATCTCTGGGATTCATGTCTTCATCATAATTTGATACCAACATTTAAAGATGAAGATCCACCTCATGCTAAAATTGCATCTGACATAATGAGCTGTCTGTTCATG caaaattacaacaaaaaatCTGTAATGAAACTTGCCTTGCCCGTAGCAGTCAAATTTCTACAGCAAGGAAATCGTGAGATAACGCGCAATCTGTCGACGTATCTAGCACTCGCTGCGATTGAAAATGCTGAAATTTTGATTCCACATACTGGTTCACTCATTAGGAGTATTCGTCAAG GTAACCGCTCCCTTCTTCGTATTTTACCGCAAATTTACTCCGAAAGTAATTTAGAAATTGTCAACTATATTTCCGAGCTTGTTGTTATTCTTCCAAAGTGCAGTACATCAGAGAAACTAAGTATTCTACAGATATTTGCTATGATTCAAAAGAAGTACCCACAT GCCCTAAGGTCACATGTAGCAGTATTAGTAGAGCAGCTTAATGACCCCAGTGTGTCGTCAACTATTTTAAACCTTTTACTGGATATTGCAACAGTTGATGCTAAAGCCTTCATACCTTGCTTGCACATGCTGAAAGTGACCGTAGCTCAGCAGACATCCTTACTTTCTTTGGCTGCCAAGATCTTTGCAGCAATAGGAAAACTAAATGAG GATTATGGCCGTGAGTGTATGACATTCCTTGTACAGCAACTGACTGTTGTAGAGCAGTCATCAGTTCCAGCGGTGCTCATAGAAATCAAGAGTATATCTGATTATCATAAGGGTCTTCTGAGCGAGCACATGCCACAGATCAACAGTCAGCAGGGTAGCAGTTCGACCGCTGTACGAATGATTGTACAGCAACTACAGGATGATTTGCATAAACG aaaaggCAGGACCTTTGAATCGAGTAAAGCAAAATCTCATTCTGCCTTGACTCACAGAGGAGGTGGAATTACACACTCTACTGTATCGTTGGACTTTGAAACTCGTAATCTACAAATGAAAAATCGCATACACAGCCAGGTCAGCGTCGACACATTTATGAATCCAAGAAAACATTTCGATACTAAATCCTTGGCTACAAGAAGTCTAGAAGTAGGCCCTCTTTTATCACCGAAAGTTGATAAAGGACCCGAGTTATCTGGGAGCAAATCAAGTCTACAGAGTAACCCCCAACAATCGCGACCTCAGATGCGAAAATTTGAGCTTAGCCCACCTAAACCCGATGCTTCTGGAAAACATTGGGATCCAAACAAACGCGTCAGTCGGAAAGACGGCGGAAGCCGGACCAACCTTATTCATCAGAAGGAGGTGCGAGAAATGTTAATGCCTAATAGCCGAGACATGGAAATGAACAGTCTTTCAATCAGAGGTGAATCGTTGGGTAGCGGGCCTATCCACAATAGTAAACCAGGAACCTTAACAAGAACTGCTGAAAAGAAAGACAGTAGTCttcaacaatatttaacaaAGAGAAGGAAGGAGATAATATCATACATTGAGTctgttaaaaaacaattaccCGTTCCTACCAATTGCAAAGTTATAG AATCAAAAGATAAGAAACCCGTTGGTCAATTAGAATTTCACTGTGGAAAGAAAGGAATAGATTGTTGTATGTATCAATCAACGCCATTTACCATGGCAACAAAAGAGATACAGACTTGGATCTATATAATGTACCTTCATTTACag GCTACATCTCCAAGTCCAGTTGCAGTGGATGACGAGTCAATCCAGGTACTTAAAAGGTGCTGGGAGAAACAGAAGACAACCGGCGGGACGATGCCATTCCTTAAACTTATCACACAGAACTTTCCATCTACAAAAGTACAAAATGTTCTCATACAGCAGCTAAATGAGGCTAGTTATTACGATCTGTTCAAGTATGATCGGGACTGTTCAAGTTGGGTGTGCTTTATGTGCTGTAACCCAACAAAACTAG CTGATTACTTCTCTGATGGCCAGCCCCATATTGAAGGTCAACTGAAAGAAAAGAAAGTGCGCTGGAAATTGTTCCGCACTTGGAGAACTCGTTATTTTTCTTTGTCTGgagaaagtttaatttataagaAGAATAAATCA TCACCATCCAAAGGAACGCTCCCGGTTGAACTTGGAAAAGTGCAGAGTGTAAAGGCTGTGAGACGACGTGATCGTAGTATACCAAAAGCTTTTGAGATTTTCACAGAAGACAACAAGTCGTATGTATTTAAAGCGAAAGACAGCACTAAAGCTGAACAGTGGGTACAGTGTCTTACAATCGCAGTTCACCAAGCTAACACAAAACAATGA